A section of the Ruania halotolerans genome encodes:
- a CDS encoding ABC transporter permease has product MSTTTIRPFTSTDDTLGARVRWALKDTWTIVVQEFTHLLRQPSTFAWQLGMPVVMVLMFVYVFGSAMDVTGMGAGVGYVDYAMPGMFAMTIAFGFMNTAFPVAFNKEKGFMDRFRSMPMSSSAVVTGRGVADIIQAAVDLAVIVGIALAIGWRPNGSLAETFAAFALLLWLRLALIFVGIWIGLRVKNTEGAGNLFAIAFPLGFISSVFAPPDMMPGWLGAVAAWNPVSSTASAIRELFGTPGVDLTSSTYWIEGQAIGGAIIWPVLIMIAFIPLAVRQFQNLSR; this is encoded by the coding sequence ATGAGCACAACGACCATTCGCCCGTTCACGTCCACCGACGACACCCTCGGCGCACGCGTCCGGTGGGCGCTCAAGGACACCTGGACCATCGTGGTGCAGGAGTTCACGCACCTGCTGCGTCAGCCGTCGACGTTCGCCTGGCAACTCGGTATGCCGGTGGTGATGGTGCTGATGTTCGTCTACGTCTTCGGCAGCGCCATGGACGTCACCGGGATGGGCGCCGGCGTCGGCTATGTCGATTACGCCATGCCCGGGATGTTCGCCATGACGATCGCCTTCGGGTTCATGAACACGGCCTTCCCGGTGGCGTTCAACAAGGAGAAGGGCTTTATGGACCGATTCCGGTCCATGCCGATGTCGTCCTCCGCCGTGGTGACCGGCCGGGGGGTAGCGGACATCATCCAGGCGGCGGTGGACCTCGCCGTCATCGTGGGGATCGCGCTGGCCATCGGGTGGCGCCCGAACGGCTCACTCGCGGAGACGTTCGCGGCGTTCGCCCTGCTGCTCTGGCTCCGGCTCGCGCTCATCTTCGTCGGGATCTGGATTGGCCTGCGGGTCAAGAACACCGAGGGTGCCGGCAACCTGTTCGCCATCGCCTTCCCGCTGGGATTCATCTCCTCGGTCTTCGCTCCGCCGGACATGATGCCCGGCTGGCTCGGTGCCGTGGCCGCGTGGAACCCGGTGTCCTCCACCGCCTCGGCGATCCGCGAGTTGTTCGGAACTCCTGGGGTCGACCTGACCTCGAGTACCTACTGGATCGAGGGACAGGCCATCGGTGGTGCCATCATCTGGCCGGTCCTGATCATGATCGCCTTCATCCCGCTGGCCGTGCGGCAGTTCCAGAACCTCAGCCGCTGA
- a CDS encoding ATP-binding cassette domain-containing protein codes for MPPTDLAVEAHGLTKHYGTTVALDGVDLAVPRGTVHGLLGPNGAGKTTTVRILTTLTRFDEGRAMVAGHDVKATPRLVRRAIGLTGQQTTVDDLLTARQNLVMFGRLFRLDKAAAQRRADKLLEQFSLADAANRAPKKFSGGMRRRLDLAASMILAPQVLFLDEPTTGLDPAGRREVWHAIRQLADQGTTVLLTTHYLDEADQLCDRISVVDHGRNLVEDTPAGLKRRIGDERLELTVADPADLVQAVDLVSRVTGLTPDTTSSSTTLSVPVPDGVRALTEVASEIRAADLDLADIALRRPTLDEAFLQLTGDQAVPIAQEEQTP; via the coding sequence ATGCCACCAACCGACCTCGCGGTCGAGGCTCACGGCCTGACCAAGCACTACGGCACCACGGTCGCGCTCGACGGCGTCGACCTCGCCGTTCCTCGCGGAACCGTTCACGGTCTGCTCGGCCCCAATGGCGCCGGGAAGACGACGACTGTTCGCATCCTGACGACCCTGACGCGCTTCGACGAAGGACGCGCCATGGTTGCCGGCCATGACGTGAAGGCCACGCCACGGCTGGTACGCCGAGCCATCGGACTGACCGGTCAGCAAACGACGGTTGACGATCTACTCACCGCCCGTCAGAACCTCGTCATGTTCGGGCGATTGTTCCGCCTCGACAAAGCCGCGGCTCAGCGGCGCGCGGATAAGTTACTGGAGCAGTTCAGCCTGGCTGACGCGGCCAACCGGGCGCCGAAGAAGTTCTCCGGCGGGATGCGCCGCCGGCTCGACCTCGCAGCATCGATGATTCTCGCGCCGCAGGTGCTGTTCCTCGACGAGCCGACCACGGGCCTGGACCCGGCCGGGCGGCGCGAGGTCTGGCACGCGATCCGTCAGCTCGCCGACCAAGGCACCACGGTGCTGCTGACCACCCACTACCTCGATGAAGCCGATCAGCTCTGCGATCGGATCAGCGTGGTCGACCACGGCCGCAATCTCGTTGAGGACACCCCCGCCGGCCTCAAGCGCCGGATCGGTGACGAACGGCTCGAGCTGACCGTGGCCGACCCCGCGGACCTCGTCCAGGCGGTGGACTTGGTGAGCCGGGTCACCGGCCTCACGCCGGACACGACGTCCAGCAGCACCACCCTGAGCGTTCCGGTGCCCGACGGCGTCCGGGCCCTGACGGAGGTGGCCTCGGAGATCCGCGCAGCGGACCTGGACCTCGCGGATATCGCCCTGCGACGACCCACTCTCGATGAAGCGTTCCTGCAACTGACCGGCGACCAGGCTGTGCCCATCGCACAGGAGGAGCAGACCCCATGA
- a CDS encoding TetR/AcrR family transcriptional regulator, producing the protein MSSTSPEAARNEAHAQLVRALELLWNGHTPAGRGPKPGLTVETIVDVAITVADADGVDALSMRRIARELGVGTMTLYRYVPDKNVLLALVLDRILAPSGPSPQGPRTWRATLESDAWSGRELYLRHPWLLQVNMSRPTLGPGSVAGLEQTMAGLRDLPMSDKEKINVVTAVDGFVTGAVRQQVYYEQIAEESGLDDQAFWGAQLPFMEAAMQSGEYPVMATLGADAFDGTWEATFEVGLNCLLDGLELRAEQRR; encoded by the coding sequence ATGTCATCGACGTCACCTGAGGCCGCCCGGAACGAGGCGCACGCCCAACTAGTCCGCGCGCTGGAGTTGCTCTGGAATGGGCACACGCCCGCAGGCCGGGGACCCAAGCCCGGCCTCACCGTGGAGACGATCGTGGACGTGGCCATCACCGTGGCCGATGCCGACGGTGTGGACGCGCTCTCGATGCGCCGCATCGCCCGTGAGCTGGGTGTGGGCACGATGACGTTGTACCGCTATGTGCCGGACAAGAACGTGCTGCTCGCCCTCGTCCTCGACAGGATCCTCGCGCCGTCCGGTCCGTCGCCGCAGGGCCCGCGCACGTGGCGCGCGACGCTGGAGTCGGATGCATGGAGCGGTCGGGAACTGTATCTGCGCCATCCATGGCTGCTTCAGGTCAACATGTCGCGGCCCACACTCGGGCCTGGCAGCGTGGCGGGGCTCGAGCAGACGATGGCCGGACTGAGGGATCTTCCGATGAGCGACAAGGAGAAGATCAACGTCGTCACTGCCGTTGATGGCTTCGTGACCGGAGCGGTGCGCCAGCAGGTCTACTACGAGCAGATAGCAGAAGAGTCGGGACTCGACGATCAGGCCTTCTGGGGCGCGCAGCTGCCGTTCATGGAGGCCGCGATGCAATCGGGGGAGTACCCCGTGATGGCCACGCTCGGTGCGGATGCCTTCGACGGCACGTGGGAAGCGACCTTCGAGGTGGGCCTGAACTGCCTGCTGGACGGACTGGAACTGCGCGCCGAACAGCGCAGGTAG
- the tmk gene encoding dTMP kinase translates to MTSGLFISFEGGDGAGKSTQLARLGDWIEQATTREVVRTREPGGTAVGRTLREVLLHGQDLGPRAEALLFAADRAHHVDSLIRPALERGAVVLTDRYLDSSVAYQAGGRTLPPQEVEHLSLWATEHLLPRVTVLLDLDPVHLAARVAVDPDRLEREELEFHVRTRQAFLDRAAAEPRRWLVVDAARPKDDIAEEIRDHVAPLMEAAR, encoded by the coding sequence GTGACTTCCGGACTCTTCATCTCCTTCGAGGGAGGCGACGGCGCAGGTAAGTCCACCCAACTGGCGCGACTGGGTGACTGGATCGAGCAGGCGACCACCCGTGAGGTGGTGCGCACGCGCGAACCGGGCGGGACCGCCGTCGGGAGGACCCTGCGGGAGGTGCTGCTGCATGGGCAGGATCTCGGTCCGCGCGCCGAGGCGCTGCTGTTCGCGGCGGACCGTGCCCACCACGTGGACTCACTGATCCGCCCGGCTCTGGAGCGCGGCGCTGTGGTGCTCACTGACCGCTATCTCGACTCCTCTGTGGCCTACCAGGCAGGGGGGCGCACATTACCGCCGCAGGAGGTGGAGCACCTCTCCCTCTGGGCGACCGAGCACCTGCTGCCACGGGTCACCGTGCTGCTCGACCTGGATCCCGTGCACTTGGCCGCACGGGTCGCGGTGGACCCGGACCGGCTCGAACGGGAGGAACTGGAGTTCCACGTGCGCACCCGCCAGGCGTTTCTCGACAGAGCCGCCGCCGAACCCCGCCGTTGGCTCGTGGTGGACGCCGCACGCCCGAAGGACGACATCGCCGAGGAGATCCGTGACCACGTGGCTCCGTTGATGGAGGCAGCCCGATGA
- a CDS encoding DNA polymerase III subunit delta' — translation MSVWTELVGQDAAVEVLSAATTNAASMTHAWLITGPPGSGRSVAARAFAAALQDPGDPDGTGHDVRTVLAGTHADVTVFATEKVQISISEARELVGLAQRSPSQGRWRVIIVEDADRMTERTANVLLKAIEEPPPRTVWILCAPSPMDVLVTIRSRCRLVNLRVPSAEAVAELLIRRDGVEPDLALTCARAAQSHIGMARRLATHDDARAYRDTVLAIPSTIRGVGDAVLAAQRLVDDATEQSKVATTERDAAEKSELMRTIGAEEGARIPPALRAQIRQLEEEQKRRSRRALIDLLDRAMIDLLSYYRDVLVSQLGSDVPLVNQAHAARITAMAEHSTPEQSVHRMEAVGLARTRIAAGAAPLLAVEALTIALRPQG, via the coding sequence ATGAGCGTGTGGACCGAGTTGGTGGGCCAGGACGCCGCCGTGGAGGTGCTCTCGGCAGCCACCACGAACGCAGCCTCGATGACGCACGCCTGGCTGATCACAGGGCCGCCCGGCTCGGGCCGGTCAGTGGCCGCGCGTGCGTTCGCGGCCGCCCTGCAGGATCCGGGAGATCCCGACGGGACCGGGCACGACGTGCGCACCGTCCTCGCCGGCACGCACGCTGACGTGACCGTCTTCGCCACCGAGAAGGTGCAGATCAGTATCAGCGAAGCCCGTGAACTGGTCGGCCTCGCCCAGCGTTCCCCCTCTCAGGGGCGTTGGCGGGTGATCATCGTGGAGGACGCCGATCGGATGACCGAGCGCACGGCGAACGTGCTGCTCAAGGCGATCGAGGAACCACCGCCGCGGACCGTGTGGATCCTGTGCGCACCGAGCCCGATGGACGTGCTGGTCACCATCCGCTCCCGATGCCGGCTGGTGAACCTGCGGGTGCCCTCGGCCGAGGCCGTCGCCGAGCTGCTGATCCGGCGCGATGGCGTGGAGCCGGACCTTGCGCTGACCTGCGCCCGGGCTGCGCAGAGCCATATCGGCATGGCTCGGCGCCTGGCCACCCATGACGACGCGCGCGCCTATCGGGACACTGTGCTGGCCATTCCCTCCACGATTCGGGGCGTGGGTGATGCGGTGCTGGCCGCGCAACGACTCGTGGACGATGCCACCGAGCAGTCGAAGGTGGCCACGACCGAGCGCGACGCGGCGGAGAAGTCCGAACTGATGCGCACGATCGGCGCCGAGGAAGGTGCCCGGATCCCGCCGGCGTTGCGCGCGCAGATCCGTCAGCTTGAGGAGGAGCAGAAGCGCCGATCCCGCCGGGCCCTGATCGACTTGCTGGACCGGGCGATGATCGACCTGCTGTCCTACTACCGGGATGTGCTGGTGTCTCAGCTGGGTAGTGACGTGCCGTTGGTGAACCAGGCTCACGCTGCGCGGATCACCGCGATGGCCGAGCACTCCACGCCCGAGCAGTCGGTGCACCGGATGGAGGCCGTGGGGCTCGCCCGCACCCGGATCGCCGCCGGTGCAGCGCCATTGCTTGCCGTGGAAGCACTCACGATCGCGTTGCGCCCCCAGGGTTGA
- a CDS encoding alpha/beta hydrolase codes for MVFRSARARSAAIAAAGLALLTACAGAAPMVQPTGSTVTAPEGLEEYYAQEVSWAECGENFDCADVSVPLSYDDPGGETITLAVKVHRAVDQAQAALFVNPGGPGGSGVEMVENVSSYFGGDLLRSFDIVGFDPRGVGESTAVRCYDSAELEEYFSLRFDLETDEGWDDYVAALTDYGEACEENTGELLGHVDTISAARDLDVLRAVLGQSTLTYLGFSYGTFLGAHYAEMFPETVGRLVLDGAVDPSLSYEEITAGQIEGFEVAYRSYLQDCLAGAECPFSGDVDAAVQQTIDLLDQLEDTPVESGDPDRPATDSDLLNAITVALYSPASWPSLTSAVGALNEGDGSQVRFLSDFAMEREDDGSYPEDQGAFRAIDCLDYQVELNREESLANAEANTEISELFGEPLSYGEVACATMPVTSDAQRDEIHAPGTPPIVVIGTTRDPATPYEWAESLAEQLDSGVFIGHDGDGHTAYGAGSACVDEAVEAFLLDGVVPEDGLAC; via the coding sequence GTGGTCTTCCGTTCTGCGCGTGCCCGGTCCGCCGCGATCGCTGCCGCCGGTCTCGCGTTACTCACCGCCTGCGCAGGTGCGGCCCCGATGGTGCAGCCCACCGGTAGCACGGTCACGGCCCCGGAAGGACTCGAGGAGTACTACGCCCAGGAGGTCTCCTGGGCCGAATGCGGGGAGAACTTCGACTGCGCCGACGTCTCGGTGCCGCTGAGCTACGACGATCCCGGCGGGGAGACGATCACCTTGGCCGTCAAGGTCCATCGGGCGGTCGATCAGGCGCAGGCGGCGCTGTTCGTGAATCCCGGCGGCCCGGGTGGTTCCGGCGTCGAGATGGTGGAGAACGTGAGCTCCTACTTCGGTGGCGATCTCCTGCGCAGTTTCGACATCGTCGGGTTCGATCCGCGCGGGGTGGGGGAGTCCACCGCCGTGCGGTGCTACGACAGCGCCGAACTTGAGGAGTACTTCTCCCTCCGGTTCGACCTTGAGACCGACGAGGGCTGGGACGACTACGTGGCGGCGCTCACCGACTACGGCGAGGCGTGCGAGGAGAACACGGGCGAACTGCTCGGGCACGTGGACACCATCAGCGCTGCTCGTGATCTCGATGTGCTCCGGGCCGTGCTGGGACAGTCCACGTTGACCTATCTCGGCTTCTCCTACGGGACGTTCCTCGGCGCGCACTATGCCGAGATGTTCCCGGAGACGGTGGGCAGGCTCGTACTCGACGGTGCCGTGGATCCGTCCCTGTCCTACGAGGAGATCACCGCGGGACAGATCGAGGGGTTCGAGGTGGCCTACCGCTCGTATCTGCAGGACTGCTTGGCGGGTGCGGAGTGTCCGTTCTCCGGGGATGTGGACGCGGCGGTGCAGCAGACGATCGACCTGCTGGACCAGTTGGAGGACACTCCGGTCGAGAGTGGGGATCCGGATCGGCCGGCGACCGACTCGGACCTGCTCAATGCCATCACCGTGGCGCTGTACAGCCCAGCCTCGTGGCCGTCCCTGACCAGCGCCGTCGGTGCCCTCAACGAGGGGGACGGCTCCCAGGTGCGCTTCCTCTCCGACTTCGCCATGGAGCGCGAGGACGACGGCAGCTACCCCGAGGATCAGGGTGCATTCCGTGCGATTGATTGCCTGGACTATCAGGTCGAGCTGAACCGGGAGGAGAGTCTGGCCAACGCCGAGGCCAACACCGAGATCTCCGAACTGTTCGGAGAGCCATTGAGTTACGGAGAGGTCGCGTGCGCCACGATGCCGGTGACCTCGGACGCGCAGCGGGACGAGATCCATGCCCCCGGAACGCCGCCGATCGTGGTGATCGGCACCACCCGTGACCCGGCCACCCCGTACGAGTGGGCCGAATCGCTGGCGGAGCAGCTCGACTCCGGGGTGTTCATCGGCCACGACGGCGATGGGCACACCGCCTACGGAGCGGGCAGCGCCTGCGTGGATGAGGCCGTCGAGGCGTTCTTGCTTGACGGTGTGGTTCCCGAGGATGGCCTCGCCTGCTAG
- a CDS encoding phosphoketolase family protein, with protein MSTSTHDQPATWRRSQGPGPDDQTLRRIDRWWRAANYLSLGQIYLLDNPLLRQPLTAEHIKPRLLGHWGTTPGLNFLYAHLNRAIIQRRQSTLYIAGPGHGGPGMVANAYLEGTYSQVYSHITSDEDGLRRLFRQFSFPGGIPSHAAPETPGSIHEGGELGYALSHAYGAAFDNPGLLVAAVVGDGEAETGPLATGWHSTKFVNAQTDGVVLPILHLNGYKIANPTVLARIPESELIDLMRGYGHTPYLFTAGFDDEDPIRTHGRFAALLDDVLDHIAQIKAEADAGSQDRPAWPMIVFRTPKGWTCPATIDGAVVEDSWRAHQVPLSAPKDKPEHLAMLQDWLASYGPDDLFDEDGRLEPDVGELAPAGGLRMSDNPHANGGLLLRDLLLPDIRDYAVDVPDPGATEGEATRTLGQYLRDVIRLNPHTFRLFGPDEVASNRLQAVYEATDKQWNAGYLRPEVDDHLARAGRVMEMLSEHQCQGWLEGYLLTGRHGVFTSYEAFIHIVDSMFNQHAKWLETTNTIPWRRPIASLNYLLSSHVWRQDHNGFTHQDPGFLDHVMNKKSEIVRVYLPPDANTLLSTYDHCLRSRQYVNVVVAGKQPGPQFLSLDDAVAHCARGLGIWEWAGTEQPGDALDVVLACAGDVPTLEVLAAADLLRRHLPHLKVRVVNVVDLMRLQDEREHPHGLSDREFDQIFTTDAPVIFAFHGYPWLIHRLTYRRTGHSNLHVRGYKEEGTTTTPFDMVMLNDLDRYHLVMDVIDRVPSLGAQAAGLRQQMADARLRARAYTREHGQDIPEVADWVWPGAPE; from the coding sequence ATGAGCACCAGCACCCACGACCAACCGGCCACCTGGCGCCGATCCCAGGGCCCCGGCCCGGACGACCAGACGCTGCGGCGGATCGACCGATGGTGGCGGGCGGCGAACTACCTCTCGCTCGGTCAGATCTACCTGCTCGACAATCCGCTGCTGCGCCAGCCGCTGACAGCCGAGCACATCAAGCCGCGGCTGCTCGGCCACTGGGGCACCACGCCGGGTCTGAACTTCCTCTACGCCCACCTCAACCGCGCGATCATCCAGCGGCGCCAGTCCACCCTCTACATCGCCGGGCCCGGCCACGGCGGCCCAGGGATGGTCGCGAATGCGTACCTGGAAGGCACCTACTCGCAGGTGTACTCCCACATCACCAGCGACGAGGACGGGCTGCGCCGACTGTTCCGGCAGTTCTCCTTCCCCGGCGGCATCCCCAGCCACGCTGCTCCCGAGACACCAGGATCCATCCATGAGGGTGGCGAACTCGGCTACGCCCTCTCCCACGCCTACGGTGCAGCCTTCGACAACCCCGGCCTCCTCGTGGCCGCAGTCGTGGGCGACGGGGAGGCCGAGACCGGGCCGCTGGCCACTGGGTGGCACTCGACCAAATTCGTGAACGCGCAGACCGACGGCGTGGTGCTCCCGATCCTGCACTTGAACGGTTACAAGATCGCGAACCCGACGGTGCTGGCACGGATCCCCGAATCGGAACTCATCGACCTGATGCGCGGGTATGGGCACACCCCTTACCTGTTTACCGCCGGATTCGACGACGAGGATCCCATCCGCACCCACGGCCGGTTCGCAGCGTTGCTGGACGACGTGCTCGACCACATCGCCCAGATCAAGGCCGAAGCCGACGCCGGCTCCCAGGACCGGCCCGCCTGGCCGATGATCGTGTTCCGCACGCCGAAGGGGTGGACCTGCCCGGCAACGATCGACGGCGCAGTGGTGGAGGACTCCTGGCGTGCCCATCAGGTGCCGCTGTCCGCACCGAAGGACAAGCCTGAGCACCTGGCGATGTTGCAGGACTGGCTGGCCTCCTACGGCCCGGACGACCTGTTCGACGAGGACGGCCGGCTCGAGCCTGATGTGGGTGAACTCGCCCCGGCAGGCGGGCTGCGGATGAGCGACAACCCGCACGCGAACGGCGGTCTGCTGCTGCGCGATCTCCTCCTCCCGGACATCCGCGACTACGCCGTCGATGTTCCCGATCCCGGGGCGACCGAGGGCGAAGCGACCCGCACACTCGGGCAGTACCTGCGCGACGTGATCCGGCTGAACCCGCACACGTTCCGGCTCTTCGGACCGGACGAGGTGGCCTCCAACCGACTGCAGGCGGTGTACGAGGCCACGGATAAGCAATGGAATGCCGGGTACCTGCGGCCCGAGGTGGACGATCATCTCGCACGAGCGGGGCGCGTGATGGAGATGCTCTCCGAACACCAGTGCCAGGGGTGGCTCGAGGGCTACCTACTCACCGGCCGGCACGGCGTCTTCACCAGCTACGAGGCGTTCATCCACATCGTCGATTCGATGTTCAACCAGCATGCGAAATGGCTGGAGACCACGAACACGATTCCGTGGCGCCGCCCCATTGCGAGCCTGAACTATCTGCTCTCCAGCCACGTGTGGCGCCAGGACCACAACGGCTTCACCCATCAGGATCCGGGCTTCCTCGATCATGTGATGAACAAGAAGTCCGAGATCGTGCGCGTGTACCTGCCGCCGGACGCGAACACGCTGCTGTCCACCTACGATCACTGCCTGCGCTCACGGCAGTACGTGAATGTGGTGGTCGCCGGGAAACAACCCGGACCGCAGTTCCTCTCCCTCGATGATGCCGTGGCGCACTGTGCGCGCGGCCTGGGCATCTGGGAATGGGCGGGAACTGAGCAGCCCGGGGACGCACTGGATGTGGTGCTCGCGTGCGCCGGGGATGTTCCGACCCTGGAGGTCCTGGCAGCCGCGGACCTACTCCGGCGGCACCTACCGCACCTCAAGGTCCGGGTGGTGAACGTGGTGGACCTGATGCGCCTGCAGGACGAACGCGAACACCCCCATGGGCTCTCCGATCGCGAGTTCGACCAGATCTTCACCACCGATGCGCCCGTGATCTTCGCCTTCCACGGCTACCCCTGGCTGATCCACCGCCTCACCTACCGCCGCACCGGGCACTCGAACCTGCACGTGCGCGGCTACAAGGAGGAGGGCACCACCACCACACCGTTCGACATGGTGATGCTGAACGACCTGGACCGCTACCACCTCGTGATGGACGTAATAGACCGGGTGCCCTCACTCGGCGCACAAGCGGCCGGGCTGCGTCAGCAGATGGCCGATGCCCGGCTGCGCGCCAGGGCGTACACGCGCGAGCACGGGCAGGACATCCCCGAAGTGGCTGACTGGGTCTGGCCCGGCGCGCCTGAGTAA
- a CDS encoding RNA polymerase sigma factor produces MIDDGVAERADASGSAAPRPSVDPDPGSPTQGDRGEAWFEDLFAAHAHAVFRYFARRGAHGDAEDLAADVLTTAWRRRGDVPRGHELAWLYRTAGYVLANHRRKGRPVPVGEIVEDSLDELAPDPADLAVADQQVAAALSALSGRDRHILLLHAWEGLDGAELGHALGVTRGGAAAALSRARARLRDAWGETA; encoded by the coding sequence ATGATCGATGACGGCGTAGCCGAGCGGGCGGACGCCTCGGGTTCTGCTGCCCCACGCCCTTCTGTGGATCCCGATCCAGGGAGCCCAACGCAGGGCGATCGAGGTGAGGCATGGTTCGAGGACCTGTTCGCTGCGCACGCCCACGCCGTGTTCCGGTACTTCGCACGCCGTGGCGCTCACGGTGATGCTGAGGATCTCGCCGCTGACGTGCTCACCACGGCGTGGCGCCGCCGGGGCGATGTTCCCCGTGGGCACGAACTTGCCTGGCTCTACCGCACGGCCGGTTACGTGCTCGCGAACCACCGCCGCAAGGGGCGGCCGGTGCCCGTGGGAGAGATCGTCGAGGACTCGCTTGACGAGTTGGCCCCGGACCCGGCCGACTTGGCAGTCGCCGATCAGCAGGTCGCCGCCGCGCTCTCGGCGCTCAGCGGGCGGGACCGGCACATCCTGCTCCTGCACGCATGGGAGGGATTGGACGGTGCCGAGTTGGGGCACGCACTCGGCGTCACCCGTGGTGGTGCGGCCGCAGCCTTGTCTCGGGCACGAGCGCGCCTCCGGGACGCGTGGGGCGAGACGGCGTGA